A window of the Candidatus Nitrosotalea okcheonensis genome harbors these coding sequences:
- the bcp gene encoding thioredoxin-dependent thiol peroxidase — protein sequence MLSEGDQVPDFALKDAEGKTVKKSDLKGKKYVVYFYPKDFTPGCTTEAAEFSQDYKKFKTSGIEIIGISPDDEESHKKFGEKMNVPFILLADTEKDVAKKFGVWGKKQFMGREYMGVNRTTFLVDEKGKILKVFEKVKPAGHAQEVLDAFKN from the coding sequence ATGTTATCAGAAGGAGATCAAGTTCCAGATTTTGCACTAAAGGATGCAGAAGGCAAGACAGTGAAAAAGTCAGATCTCAAGGGCAAAAAATACGTTGTCTATTTTTATCCAAAAGATTTCACGCCAGGATGCACAACAGAGGCTGCTGAATTTTCTCAAGATTACAAAAAATTCAAGACATCTGGGATTGAGATAATCGGAATCAGTCCAGATGATGAAGAGTCTCACAAAAAGTTTGGTGAGAAAATGAATGTTCCTTTTATTTTACTTGCAGATACAGAAAAAGATGTAGCAAAAAAGTTTGGCGTATGGGGCAAGAAGCAATTCATGGGTCGTGAATACATGGGAGTAAACAGAACAACTTTTCTTGTAGATGAAAAAGGCAAGATCCTAAAAGTTTTTGAAAAAGTAAAACCTGCAGGACATGCACAAGAAGTGCTAGATGCCTTTAAGAATTAG
- a CDS encoding MIP/aquaporin family protein, with translation MVNLRAWLAEAIGTYALVFFGPLSIILSVAYFGSVLTIPSLVVIALAHGAAIGLMVYTFGHVSGGHINPAVTISMLVTRRINIKDGIGYIVSQLIGAVVAAATLKVILPDLGEKVHFGTQGGPSAILHNSVASGFAIEAILTFFLVTVIFMTAVHKKAPAGMYGLAIGGMIFLIHLVGVPLTGASVNPARTFGPALISGYWDYHWMYWAAPITGAIIAGLIMNYIFVKKAEEIA, from the coding sequence ATGGTGAATCTACGTGCCTGGCTTGCAGAGGCAATAGGGACATATGCCCTTGTCTTCTTTGGACCGTTATCCATCATACTTTCAGTTGCGTATTTTGGCTCGGTACTTACAATTCCATCACTTGTTGTAATAGCACTTGCACATGGTGCTGCCATTGGATTGATGGTTTACACATTTGGCCATGTTTCAGGTGGTCACATCAATCCTGCAGTTACAATATCAATGCTGGTGACTAGACGAATAAATATCAAGGATGGGATTGGTTATATTGTATCTCAATTAATTGGTGCAGTTGTTGCAGCTGCAACGCTCAAGGTAATACTGCCTGACCTTGGTGAAAAGGTGCATTTTGGAACTCAGGGTGGACCTAGCGCGATTTTACACAATAGTGTGGCATCTGGATTTGCAATTGAAGCCATTCTTACATTCTTCTTGGTTACTGTGATCTTCATGACTGCTGTACACAAAAAGGCACCAGCCGGAATGTATGGTCTTGCAATAGGCGGAATGATATTTCTGATACACTTGGTAGGTGTACCATTGACTGGAGCAAGTGTTAATCCTGCAAGAACCTTTGGACCTGCACTCATTTCTGGTTACTGGGATTATCACTGGATGTACTGGGCAGCCCCAATAACAGGTGCGATAATTGCAGGACTGATAATGAACTATATCTTTGTAAAAAAGGCTGAAGAAATAGCATAG
- a CDS encoding AbrB/MazE/SpoVT family DNA-binding domain-containing protein has translation MSTITYKFQITIPKKVRDKHKLKEGDTVTFIEEGGKMYVAKSTDV, from the coding sequence ATGAGCACAATCACATACAAGTTTCAGATTACCATCCCAAAGAAGGTCAGAGACAAACACAAACTAAAGGAAGGAGATACAGTTACTTTCATAGAGGAGGGCGGAAAAATGTATGTGGCAAAGAGCACCGATGTTTGA
- a CDS encoding HNH endonuclease: MRIFIILLIVFVLLPVTFDSEAWSLTQESQKILNNYHNFEQTGSPPATSQPYSPNNSPPEINAVPAPKTNVIPPATSQPSYSPSPNVQNNSPSSSNSPPNIPFIWVGIVLMFVVFVLVKIFRRGGTTHQTTGEYTTSREPVPRRNFSKEVQHQTLMRQGGKCAICREFSKTWDADHKNGNRSDDSPYNCQMLCPNCHTYKSRKNQMGLD, translated from the coding sequence TTGCGAATCTTCATAATTTTATTAATAGTATTTGTACTACTACCTGTCACATTTGATTCTGAAGCATGGTCACTAACTCAAGAAAGCCAAAAAATACTAAATAATTATCATAATTTCGAACAGACTGGATCTCCACCAGCAACCTCACAACCTTATTCTCCAAATAATTCTCCGCCAGAAATTAATGCAGTACCAGCTCCCAAGACAAATGTAATACCGCCAGCAACTTCGCAACCAAGTTATTCTCCCTCTCCTAATGTACAAAACAATTCACCGTCGTCTAGTAATTCACCACCTAATATCCCATTCATCTGGGTAGGAATTGTATTGATGTTTGTGGTTTTTGTGTTAGTGAAAATATTTAGAAGAGGTGGTACCACACATCAAACTACTGGAGAATACACTACATCTAGAGAACCTGTGCCAAGAAGAAATTTTTCTAAAGAAGTACAACATCAAACTTTGATGCGACAAGGTGGAAAATGTGCAATTTGTCGAGAATTTTCAAAAACATGGGATGCAGATCATAAAAATGGTAATAGATCTGATGATAGTCCCTATAATTGTCAAATGTTATGTCCTAATTGTCATACCTACAAGAGTAGAAAAAACCAAATGGGATTAGACTAA